The sequence ATCACAAAATTTTTTAAAAAATCTTGATCTCCAAGGCCTTTCTAAAATCCTGGTAAAAGTAAGGGTTGTTAAGGAGGGCTGGAAGATGGAATATCCCGAATTGGAAACGTATTTCCAGAAATTAACTGATATAACTGACCGGATCGCTATGATGAACAATCATTTTGATGCGACACCTGAGATCGACATACCACAGTTATCTGAATTTTACGCAGACATTCAGTCAAAGGATTGGGAAAATACTGATAGAGAGTATTACGAACTCTTCACTAGTTATTTTACCTTTCATGTAAAAACGGTGGAAGAAATTATCCAAGAAGCGCGTGAGATTTTAAATCCTGAAAACAGGGAATATGTAAAAAAATTGGTAAGCCATGTTCGCAACGCGGATGATTGGTTTGTCAATCTGAAAAAGAAACGTAAACTCGCTCGCACACAAGTCGCTTAAACTTTCCTCTCCCTCGGCTGAAAGCTCGGGGGAGGTATCTCAATTCGCTTTACAATTAAATCCATTTCCTTTCTCCTTTCAGATATGCTCAAGGCGCGGTTCCTTTTTTACCCGGTTATTCTTTTATTATTTTTGTTTTTGGTAGATTCTATATTTCGAATCCCCTATATTCAAACCATTACCAAGATTGATTTAACGGCAGTTAACTATAAAGCAAAATCAGACTTTTTGGAAAAACTAATCGCCGAAAAACCGGGAGTTGGTTCCCCAAAAACAAAAAAAATCATGATCATTTTGGGATCCTCTCGCCTTCTTTATTTTGATCACGATGAATTGGTTTCGTTTTATCCAGACTGGGAGATTTATAATCTTTCCTCAGCAGTCACAACGCCAGCGTATTACGATTTTCAACTGACAAAGATACTAGATGCCGGGATCAAACCTGACTTGGTCATCATGGAAACGGATCCAAATCAGTTTAACCAAAATTCCGTATTCAAAAGTTCTAACCTCACTTATAGTTTTGATTTATCATATGTTCTGTCCAATCTTGGTTTGTTTGGCAAAGACCATGTTTCTTTTTATTTAGGTCGTAAACTTTTTGCAGTAGGAACTTATAAACCCTATATAGACCAAATGTGGAAAAATTATAAAAATCCATATTTGGACAATGCCATCGGAATGCATAAGGCAACTTATGATTACATTCTGAGTCATAACGGAAACGGACTTTCTCCAATTGATAATTATATGGAGAAAGATTCAAATTCCTTACAAATGACAAGTCATAGAACTTTGGATTGGTTATTTGCTTCTTATGTTCGTAGCCCAATGCAATTTGGGTTTTATGAAAAGATTTTGGATCGTTTGAAAGAGGAAAATATCAAAACAGTCATTATTTGGCCTCTTTCGTCACCCGATTTTGAAACTTTGATGGAAAAAGAAACATTAGTCAAAACTTGGGAAAAAGAAATCGATCAAATCACAACAAGTCGAAACTTTTCAATTTTAAAACTTAAAAACGATCCATCTTACACCTGTAATGCGTTCGCAGATGGAGGCCATGTAGCAAAAGATTGTTACCGAAGTCTAATGCGTTCTATTCTATTGGAATACTTTCGGAAGTACGAACCAGATCATCTGTAAACTCAATTCCGCAAATAGGAATAGGCCCTGTTGAGGATTCAATTACTGATTTAAGGGATCTTGGTTTTTTAGGAATCGTGAGAGTGGTTCCTTCTTCGTTTGTTTGCACATACTTCATGTTGGAACTAAACCCGGAGGGTGAGTCAGCCCAAAAGAAAATCCCTTTTGTGGTTGCCGCAGTCACCCTTCCATAGTTCTTTCTTGTACTTCCCGGAATGACTGGTGTCCCCGTAGATGTAGTATAAAAATTTGCTGAACCTTGTTTGATTGTGGTTTTGTAGGTTGTGGGTGTGACAGGATTTGTAACAATCCTGGCAAGGTTTGTGGGTAAGGGGTATCTTGCCAGAGCAGTCGATAAGTTAATGTTAGTGGGAGCTGCACCATCACTCGTTACCTGCTGTACGGAAGTAAGATCGACAAGTTGATAACTTTGTGCCGTAAGAAGTGCAAAAACACGAAAGAATACATCTGAGTTCTGGTTGCCGAGTAAAGAGGCATCAAAATTGGGAGCAAACGTTGTATTTCTAAATAAATTCATTAAATTCCCAGTTGAGTTGGCCCTTGTGCCAGAAGTCCCGATCACAGTTTCTCTAAAGAAGTTTTGTCTTTGTGGGTCACTTGTCCCAGAGATATCATAGAGATAACGCATAAATACATAAGCAAAAGAATATTGTTTTAAAACATCGGAACTACTACTGTCCCAATCTAAAAGGGAAACACCGTTGATCCCATCGGAACAACGAGAATCATTTACTCCTGAATAACAATCCAATCGACTGGTTTGAGGCCCATAACCTGCAATGTCACTGGCGACTTCACTAGTTCCTTCGTTGATCCACAGTTCATCGGTTTGGTTTAAGGCACGCATTCTTGGATAACGGAGTAAATGTTGGAATTCGTGAGCGGCTGTTGATGCAAAAGCATTGGGATCACGAGTGAGAGCGGCAATTAGTTCCTTGCCATCTAAATACAATACTTCTGCATAATTGGACCTAACCCTAGAAAATACATTGTCTGGAAAATAATTGATAGGGTCAAAATATCCTGCCACATAAGCACTGTTTGCTGTGGCACCATCACGAATGTCCATCACGAGGATTTTTACTTTTCCATCTCCATCGATATCACTTGGTGCACCAAAGGTATTGATGAGTGCAGGATAAGTAATTGTATCAAAATCGTTGGCAAATTTTAATAAGTCGTAATTTACAAATAGGGACCTTTCTTTGTAAACTTCTACATTGGTGCCTGAACTAACCAAATCAACAGGAACACAAACACTTGATTGTGTGATTAAATTCCTAGCCCAGAGATCGGGACCATTCACACAGTTACTTCCCAACAGAGAATAGGCTCCCAGAAGCAAAACCAGATCGTTATTTTTTTCTATTTGTGGAT is a genomic window of Leptospira bourretii containing:
- a CDS encoding PLU-1-like domain protein — translated: MEYPELETYFQKLTDITDRIAMMNNHFDATPEIDIPQLSEFYADIQSKDWENTDREYYELFTSYFTFHVKTVEEIIQEAREILNPENREYVKKLVSHVRNADDWFVNLKKKRKLARTQVA
- a CDS encoding DUF1574 domain-containing protein, producing MLKARFLFYPVILLLFLFLVDSIFRIPYIQTITKIDLTAVNYKAKSDFLEKLIAEKPGVGSPKTKKIMIILGSSRLLYFDHDELVSFYPDWEIYNLSSAVTTPAYYDFQLTKILDAGIKPDLVIMETDPNQFNQNSVFKSSNLTYSFDLSYVLSNLGLFGKDHVSFYLGRKLFAVGTYKPYIDQMWKNYKNPYLDNAIGMHKATYDYILSHNGNGLSPIDNYMEKDSNSLQMTSHRTLDWLFASYVRSPMQFGFYEKILDRLKEENIKTVIIWPLSSPDFETLMEKETLVKTWEKEIDQITTSRNFSILKLKNDPSYTCNAFADGGHVAKDCYRSLMRSILLEYFRKYEPDHL
- a CDS encoding peptidase MA family protein — protein: MNGPDLWARNLITQSSVCVPVDLVSSGTNVEVYKERSLFVNYDLLKFANDFDTITYPALINTFGAPSDIDGDGKVKILVMDIRDGATANSAYVAGYFDPINYFPDNVFSRVRSNYAEVLYLDGKELIAALTRDPNAFASTAAHEFQHLLRYPRMRALNQTDELWINEGTSEVASDIAGYGPQTSRLDCYSGVNDSRCSDGINGVSLLDWDSSSSDVLKQYSFAYVFMRYLYDISGTSDPQRQNFFRETVIGTSGTRANSTGNLMNLFRNTTFAPNFDASLLGNQNSDVFFRVFALLTAQSYQLVDLTSVQQVTSDGAAPTNINLSTALARYPLPTNLARIVTNPVTPTTYKTTIKQGSANFYTTSTGTPVIPGSTRKNYGRVTAATTKGIFFWADSPSGFSSNMKYVQTNEEGTTLTIPKKPRSLKSVIESSTGPIPICGIEFTDDLVRTSESIPIE